TCGGGTTCTTCAAATACATCCACCCCATTAACTGTTACCGTTCCCTCAGTGGCAGATATATAACCTGTTATTATATTCATAGTGGTGGATTTTCCGGCACCATTGGGTCCTAAAAATCCAAGAATCTGCCCCTTATCAACGGTAAATGATAAATCATCTACAGCGGTATGATTTCCATATCGCTTTACTAGATTTTTTACCTCAATCAAAACAGTCTCCTCCTTAAATAGCGTTTCTTTATAATTTGTATATTACACTAAGAATACGAAAAAATTGTGAACAAATCTAATATATACCATATAATTATTCTTTTATATATTAAAACCCTAAAAATTACTTATAAGCTGCTTTTTTATATTTAAAAAGCACATATAACAAAAATTTAGGGTTATTAATATTAATTTATTTTATTTTTCCGAAAAAGATATTCTTACCCAATTACATCATTCATTGTGTATATACCTGCCGGTTTGCCGGGCAAGAATTTTGCCGCTTGGATGGCCCCCTTGGCAAAGATAGCTTTTGAATAAGCAGTATGCTTTATTTCAATGACCTCGTCACTACCGGCAAATATTACATCATGCTCACCGACAATGGTACCTCCCCTTACGGCAGATATACCGATTTCCTTCTTTTGTCTCGGAGCACGGATATTGGTTCGGTCATATACATATTCATATTGGTTATCTAAGGCATCATTAATGGCATCTGCAATAGCTAGAGCCGTTCCTGAGGGAGCATCCACCTTTTTATTATGATGTTTTTCTATAATCTCAATATCAAAGCCTGCATCACTTAGGGCCTTGGTTGCTTCCTTAACAAGCTTTAAAATCAAGTTTATGCCCATGGACATATTGGCCGACTTAAGTATAGGAATTAGCTTTGAAGCCTCTTCTATAAGCCTTTGGTCTTCCTTTGAAAATCCTGTGGTGCACAGTACAATTCCGATACCACGGTCTATGGCAAAATCAAGCATTTCCCTAACATTTACCGGTGATGAAAAATCTATAATTACGTCTGCCGGTATATTACATTGCTTAAAGCTATAAAATACCGGAAATTTATTATCACTGCTTATAGATATATCAATGCCTGCTACAATGGCAGCTGTATCATCTTCTTCTAATAAGCCGGTAATTTCCCTGCCCATTCTGCCGTTACAACCACGTAAAATGATATTTATCATATGCTTCCTCCAATTGTAGAAATACTATTGTTCCTTATTATACGGTTTTAATATTACATTTATTTAATTCATTTCTTAATCTTTCTAGATTGGCCGGTTCCATATTGGTTAGGGGCATTCTGGGATTACCCACTTCAAAGCCCATTAGATTTAGTGCAGCCTTTACAGGTATGGGATTTACTTCACAGAATAAGGCATTTATTAGGGGAATAAATTTAAGTTGCAGATCTTTGCTTGTTACCAGATCTCCTTCTAGATATTTTTCAACCATATCATGGGTTTCTTGTGGTGCTACATTGGATAATACGGAAATAACCCCAATTCCACCTAGAGATAAAACCGGTACAATCATCTCATCGCAGCCTGAATATAAATCTATATTACCCTCTGTAAGATTCATAATCTCTGCTACTTGCGCAATATTTCCACTGGCTTCCTTTATTCCAACTATATTATCCACATTTTTAACTAAACTAGCAACAGTTTGTGGCAGCATATTACAGCCTGTTCTTCCCGGAACATTATACATAATAATAGGAAGTGATACACTGTTAGCAATGGCAGTATAATGTGCAATCAATCCTTTTTGTGTGGCTTTATTATAATATGGTGTTACTATAAGCAAACCGTCTACACCATAGCTTTCAGCTTCTTTTGATAGATATATGGCTGTATTTGTGCAATTAGATCCTGTTCCTGCAATTACAGGAACTCTTTTATTAACTTTTTCAACTGTATACTTAATGCATTCTAAATGTTCCTCATGAGTAAGGGTAGAAGCTTCTCCTGTTGTACCACATATTATTATACTGTCAGTTCCATTGGCTATCTGAAAATCAATCAGCTCACCTAGTTTCTCGTAATTCACCTCATTATTTTCATTAAATGGTGTAACGATTGCAACACCTGCTCCTTTAAATAAAGCCATAATGACACCTCCAAAAAATTTTAATCAATTTACCTCTATTAATCTACATATTACATTCGTGAAAATATATTGCAGTTAGTATTTATGATATGATTATGCGTAAAAAAAGTCGACTACAGAGTCGACACTAAAGAATTCTATACGTAAAAATATTAACACTACGTAATTTCTTTAGGCAGCACTCCATCCATTCACATGATGACAGTCACATGGTTATTCACCATATGCCCAGCGATAATAACTCAGGATTATTATCACTTCGGCAACATCCCCTTTCCACTGCCTCATCTATCCCTGAAATATCAAACAGTGTACTCTTGAATATTGCGCCTCTACCTCAAGCAATATTTCACATTATTTATAAAACTATATTAACATTTGGCCCAGTAGATGTCAATAGATTTAATGGTATCATTCCATAAATTTCGATGATTTAGATAATTTAGCCTTTTATTTGAAACAAATAAAATAGGGACTGACTTAAATAGCAGTAATTGTACTATTTTGTCAGTCTCCTTTTTACTTTTTCTATTTATTTTTCTATATATTAAGTTTCATCTAAATATTCTAACTTACTTACTGAAACTTCATATGCTATTCTTTTTTCAAATTCTGTTTCACTGATTTTCTTTTGATACTCCCTGCTTTGGATTCTTCCCCAAATCTGGACATGGCCTCCTACAGCAAAGGTTTCAGCATATCTGGCATTTCTACCCCAGCTAATGCAGGGAATATAATCTGATTTTCCATAAGGCCTGTTCACTGCCAGTAAAATATCTGCAATCTCCCGGCCTAAAGGAGTCTTACGGTATACAGGAGGTTTGCATACATAACCATCCAAAAATATAAAGTTAGGCTTTACATTTTCGGATATTTCATCGACAATTCTAATATCCCTGGCAAATACTGACAACACTAATCTGTTCTTGTTTTCTTCATGGCGGTTATAGGATCTAAATTGACCTATTACCTCCGCATATTTCCCCCTGTAATCCTGTTTTACGTCAATAAGACGTTCAGACACCATGATAGGTATAATGTCATAGGCATCACTTAATCTTTTGACCAGTACGTCTACGACATAAAACCCCTCTCCAAATACATCATGGCTAAATGTGAATTCTGTTGCTACTTCTCCTGCAATACTTACTTGATTGTTTTCAAATACTTTATCCGACATATCGTACCTCTCCCTTCTTTTGTGACGTATATACGCCACTGCGCTTTAAATTTCTGGGCAAATTTATCTGTTACTGTAACAGCATTCATTTACCTATGATAATATATATGCAAAAAAATATAATTTAGAAGTAAAATTTTACATATATTATATTAGTTAGCATATTTTGTTAGATTATACAACATTTTTGTAAAAATTTATGAAAATTATCTGAATCTAACGTTGATTTTTACTATCTCCTTTGATACAATGATGAAGTTGTCTAGAATGGAATGCTAGAAAAGAAAGAAGGTAATAAACCAATGAAGCGTGAGGATATTAGAAATATCGCTATAATTGCTCATGTAGACCATGGTAAAACCACCTTGGTAGACGAGTTATTAAAACAAAGCGGGGTGTTTCGTTCCAATCAGAATATAATGGATCGGGTTATGGATTCCAATGACCTAGAAAGGGAACGAGGCATTACCATTCTGTCCAAAAATACAGCCGTAAACTATAAAGGTATAAAAATAAATATTATAGATACACCGGGTCATGCGGATTTTGGCGGCGAAGTTGAACGAGTTTTAAAAATGGCCGAAGGGGTAATCCTAGTAGTAGATGCCTTTGAAGGACCAATGCCACAAACAAAATTCGTTCTTAAAAATGCACTTGATTTGTCACTGCCGGTTATAGTTTGTATAAACAAAGTAGACCGCCCTGAAGCAAGACCTTTAGAAGTGGTAGATGAAGTACTGGAATTATTAATAGAACTAGAGGCTGATGATGAGCAGTTAGATTGTCCATTTATATTTGCCTCAGCAAAATCAGGATATGCCTCCACTTCCCCTGATGTTAAAGGCTCCAATATGGAAGTTCTTTTTGATACAATAATTGACTATATTCCTGCACCTGAAGGTGATCCAAATAGTGGTACCCAGATCCTTATCAGTACAATTGACTACAATGAATATGTGGGACGTATCGGTATAGGTAAGGTAGATAGGGGAACCATCCATGTTAATGATGATGTAGTAATAGTAAACGCCCATAATCCCAACAAGAGCAGCCGGGTTAAAATCAGTAAGCTTTATGAATTTGACGGTTTAAAACGTGTTGAGGTTTCAGAAGCTACAATCGGTTCTATCATAGCAGTATCGGGAATTTCAGAACTTCAAATTGGGGATACAATCTGTTCCCCTGATTATCCTCAGGCCCTGCCTTTTCAAAAAATTTCAGAACCAACCATAGCAATGTATTTTAATGTAAATGACAGTCCTTTTGCCGGTACAGAAGGTAAATATGTAACCTCAAGGCATCTTAGGGAGCGTTTATTCAAGGAATTAAATACCGATGTCAGCCTTAGGGTTGAAGAAACTGACACAACAGAAAGCTTTAAGGTATCCGGAAGAGGTGAACTTCATCTTTCAGTTCTAATAGAGAATATGAGAAGGGAAGGATATGAGTTCTCAGTCAGCAAAGCGGAAGTTTTGTATAAGGAAGATGAACTTGGCAATAAGCTTGAACCTATGGAGCGGGCAGTTATTGATATACCGGATGAATTTGCAGGTACTGTTATTGAGAAATTAGGCCAAAGAAAAGGTGAAATGGTAGATATGCGTACTACCGGTACCGGTAATACTCGAATTGAATTTATAATTCCTGCCAGAGGTCTAATCGGATACCGGGGAGATTTTCTTACGGATACCAAAGGCACCGGTATTATGAATACTATCTTCAGCGGATACGGGCCTTTTAAAGGTGATATACAGTACCGTAAAAGCGGCAGCCTGATTGCATTTGAAACCGGTGAAAGTACCGCCTATGGCTTATATAACGCTCAAGACAGAGGGATCTTATTTATTGAACCGGGCACAAAAGTATATTCAGGTATGGTAATCGGTCAAAGCCCTAAGACTGAAGATATTGAAGTTAACGTATGTAAGCGAAAGCAGCTTACCAATATGAGGGCAGCCGGATCCGATGATGCCTTAAGACTATCCCCACCTAGAATATTAAGCCTAGAACAGGCTCTGGAATTTATTGAAACTGATGAATTACTGGAAATTACACCAAAGAATCTTAGAATTCGTAAGAAAATACTAGACTCTACCCTTAGAATGAGAGATCGACGTAATAAACAAAATAACGGATAAGAGTTTTATTATAAATGACCGTATAGTAGCATATCTCTGCCCTATACGGTCATTAATTTACTTATTTCATTTTAATTTGCTTGATAGACAATAGTAATACATTGATCGGGATACTTCTTTATATCATCAACTCCATTAATATCATACTCTTTACATATCTCTTTAAAATAATCTTTTAGGCATTCTTTTGATACGATTTTATTATTATATCTATCCCGGGATATCTTTAACATACTTCTTTCATAGAGCATCATTGCATGTAAGGCCCTTGGTCCAAACCAGGAGAAAGCATTTAATACTTCATCTATAAGCCTTCTTTCATCTTCCTTAAGAAATTCTTCCCCTATTTCCAAAGTACTAATACCACACCTTTTCATGGTTTTATATAACTGGGGAAAAGGTTTACCTTCTTTATTTATCTTGTAATCTTCTTGGAAAATCTCCTTATCATATAGTGAAAGTGAAAATGCCTGTATGTAATAAAGTAAAAATTGAATATAGCTGGCACAAATTTCAGCATCGGTCTTATTAATGATATAATATGCAGCAACGTAAATCTTTGAGGCCATAATCCTAGCAAGTACTGCTTTTTTAGTCTTTTTAAAAGCTACATTGGTTAGGCAGTGCTTTCTTCTCATTAGTAATTCATAATAATACCCAGGGTTGTCCAATAGTGTTTTTAACTTATTAGAATACTCACTAGTGGGAATATCTCCTTCCATATAGCGTATAATTGTTGTCTCTCCCCATCCAAGCAATTTAGCCAATGGTTTTTTTCCTATACGGTATTTTTCAAGTATTTGACGAATTTCATCTGCTGTAATTACAGTATCATTTTTTAGGCTATAATTGTTACTATTCATTTTTTCATACTCCTCAACTCATGTTAACTATAATTTGTAATTTTTATACTATATATTACCATATATTTTCATTTTTGTACATGGAACTTTTGAATTATAATGTAAATTTTTTAAAATTTTCTAAACTCGTTGAGGTCATGTATAATAATCTTGAAGCCTTTGATTAGTCTATCAAACATCCCTATTCTATATAAATTAACAATTACCATGCCTATGGGTACACCAAATATCATTCCCACAACACCGTATAGCTGATATCCTATATATAAGAAGATTAATGTACTAAGGGGACTTAAACCTATACTATCACCAACCATCTTAGGCTGTAATATCTGCTTAACCACCTGACATACTAAGTATATAATTACCAGCCCCACAGCTCTAAAATAATTACCTGACAGCATATCGGCCAAGGCCCAAGGCCAAAGCACGGCCCCTGTACCAAATACAGGTAAAAAATCCAAAAATGCTATTCCCAGTGCCAATAAAAAAGAGTATGAAACCCTTAAAATTTCAAAGCCTACCATCATTATTACTGTTAGTACCAGCATTATTTTAAACTGAGCTTTAAAGTAACCCCCTACAGCCTTAGTAAAGTTACCATAAATAAAATGCCATCCTTCCACCACAGCACCGGGCAAAATCTTTTTACAGCCTTCCATAAGCTCATCTCTCTTGGCAATAAAGAAGTATGCCGATAAGATGGTTATAATAAGAGTCAAGAAAAAATCTGCAATATTATGTGCCAGGTTGCTGGCCACACTAAAAGTTAATAAATCTTCCCTAGGCTCAAATTCTATAAGATTTTTGTTGACATTATCTAATAAATTATTGATAAATTTCTGTATAGCCTCCGGCATATCTCCGCTTAATTCCCTTATTTTAATAGACAGGTTACTAAGCTGCAGCTCAAAATGTTCTACAATAGCCGGTAAATCTCCTGCAAGCTGCTTACTTTCTCTAATAAGCATTGATATAATTAAGTACATAGCTCCTATAATAGCAGCAATAACTACTATTATAATAATGGCTGAACTATGTTTACGAAGAAGTTTTACCTTCTTTTCCAAAATCCTCACTAAAGGATTTGCAATCATGGCTACAATCCACCCTATTACAAAGGGCAAAAAGAAGCCAAGTAATTTAGGAACAATAAAAAACAAAAATATTACAACCCCTATGGCAAATAGTAGATTTACAAAGATTTTTAAATACTTAACCAGTTTCGATTCTTCCATAAATCCCTCCAATACAATCTAGGTAATCCCTATTGTAGGCTTATGTAATCAGCTCTCTATATATATGATAACAAATATATTTATACATTTCTATAGTATAAACGTAAAATACCATATAAATACTATTTGCTTTTAATGGAGCTAATAAATAGGGTAGCAAAAAACAAGATAGCTGCAATAATTACCACCGTAGGCCCCGTAGCCGTTCCTAGATAGAAGGATAAAACAAGGCCAATAACACCTGAAAAAATCGCCACTAAAATCGAAAACAAATGATATTCTCTGACATTTGAAGCTATATTTCGACTGGTTGCAGCGGGCAGTATCAGTAATGCATTAATAATCAAAATACCTACCCACTTTATGGATAACATTACGATAATAGCAATTAATATACTAAAGGAATCTTCTAGAAGATTAGACTTGATATTTTTACTTCTGGCAAGAGATATATTTACTCCCACTGAATGGAGCTTATTAAAGGCAAGTAACCAATATATCAATGTGATAAAAAAGATAATACATAACAAACCCACTTCCTTAACGGTTATACTAAGAATATCCCCTACCAGCATACTGGAATACCTAGAAAAATTCCCCCCTTTAGACAGAATCATTAGGCCGATAGACATACTTAGGGAAGAAAAAACCGATATAACCGTATCTGTAGATAAGGTTTTTCTACGTTTAATATAGTTAAGTAGAATTGCAAAGATAATAGCATATAAAACCATAGATATATTAGTATCAGAAATACCAAATATGGTACCCACTGCAATACCGGTCAAGGCAGAATGACCCAAGGCATCTGAAAAAAAGGCCATACGATTATTTATAACCATAGTTCCCAGAATCCCAAATAAGGGGGTTATAATAATAATTGCCAGTAATGCATTCTTCATAAAATTATATTCTACCCAAGAAAAGGGCAGTATTTTTTCCATTATATCATAGAGAATATTCATCTATACCTCTCCCAAATACTTTTTTAAATTCCTCACATTGGCGAACCTCTTCAAAGGTTCCTTCTTTTTTTATTGTCTTATCAAGTAAGATAACATGGTCCGCATATTGTCTTACGAATTCAAAATCATGGGAAACCACAATCATTGCCAGATCATAATTCTCCTTTAATTTCTGAATATTTTTATAAAATAAATCCATGCCCTTTCTATCTATACCGGATACAGCTTCATCTAAAAGTAATAGATTGGGTATCGGTGTAATGGCTATGGCAAGAAGGACTCTTTGAAGCTCTCCCCCGGACAAATCACTGGCTCTTTTATCTATTAAATGTTCTGCATCAAATACCCTCAAACTCTCCCTAATAGTCTCATATACCTTTTTACTCTTTCTTAAAAAAATAGGTACATTACTTATATATCCTGCAAAAAGGTCATAAACACTCATCGGTGTGTTCTTTTCAATATTGACATACTGGGGCACATAGCCTATTTTTAAATTTTCTACAGACTTGTCCTTTAAATCCATAAATTCTATACTACCGCTATGGTCTATTTCACCTAGTATGGCTTTGATTAATGTGGTCTTGCCTGCACCGTTTCTTCCTATAATAACAGTTACCTTTCCACAGTGAATATGGAGGTTAACATTATCAATAATGACATGTTCCCCCATCTTAACACTTATATCCTTAATCTTTAAACAATGAAGCCCACAAGCCCTGCTATTATCTGCTTGATTTCCATTTTCTTTTTTATTAGTACTTATATTCCTTATCATAGGATTTCCTCCCGGTATTTAACTACATAAGGTCTTCAAATGCCTTCTTTAGGGTATCTATATTCTTTCTCATTGCCTCTAGATAAGAATCCTTACTTGCATTTCCCGTAACAGCAGAATCAATAATATATACTTCTGCTTCTGTTTCTTCTTTAATTCTATCTGATATGGTGTCATCATGCTGATCTTCTGTAAAGAGATAATGAATATTCTCTTCTTTAATAATATCTACCACTTCAGCTATTTCACTGGCACTTAAAGGGGTATCGTCATGTATTTCCAATGTATATACTACTTCAAGACCGGCTTTATTGGCCAGATAGGCAAATGAATCATGAAATACAACTACCTTATTGCTAATATTTTTACTTTCTGACATATCTTTTACTTTATATAGCAGCTGATCCATTTCATCTGCAATCTCCTGAACCTTAGCCTTATATGAAGCAGCATTTGTAGTTAACTTGTCTATAATCTCCTTATTGTCTTTTTCGTTAGTTAAAAAAGAAGTTCTGATATAATCTTCTAATCCCTGTCTTCCATTTTCAATCTGAACCATATATAACTGAGGATCTAACCATACATGGGGATTTACATCCCCCTCATGTTCCATACTTTCAAGCATTTCAATTCCTTGACTAAGATTGATAACAGTAAGATCAGGATAATTCTTTATAACATCTTCTAGATATTCTTCCATTCCACCGCCATTAATAATAAATACATCGGCACCGGATAAGAGTTTCATATCTTTAGTGGTAAGCTGATAATCATGAAGACATCCTGCACTAAAATCAGTTAGGCTGTCCACCTTTAAACCCTTAATTTGGTCAGTAAGGTTACTGGTAAGGACATAAACCGGATAAAATGATGTAACTATCCTTATATCATCATCTTCTGTATTTGATGTTTTATTCTTTCTATTCAAATAGTAAGTAAGAGCAGTTAAGGTTACTACTATTATTATCATGACACTAGCTAAGATAAATAATTTCTTTTTCATATAGAATCCTCCTTCTTGGTCTAAAGCATCTCGGCTATTTGCAACTCATTTGCATTAACCAATTATATTATAAGTAATATCTTGTGTCAATTGATTTAATGCCTTATCTTGATATCTTGGATATCTTGTTTAACGACAGAGGTAGTGTACCCACAACTAGTCCTATAAAACTCATTAACATTAAAATGGCTCCAAGTCTAGTAATTGAGCATAATTCAATAGAAGCACACATCCCAAAACCTGACAAAGAGCCATAAAAAAAGCTGTGCACTATTTTACAAGTGCACAGCCCAAATTTTATTTAATAAAAACTATTTATTTTTTAGTGATGGTTAAACCAACTTTTACTTCGTGATTTATAAAAGCACCAGAAGCCTCATCAATAGTTTCTTTGATAGTTACAGTTCTTACGTTAAACTCATCAGCAGTACCTACTGCGACAACTTCGACAATATTGTCAGTAACGTCTTTTCCATTTAATGTGAACTTGAAGCATTCCTTAACAGC
This genomic interval from Herbinix luporum contains the following:
- the dapA gene encoding 4-hydroxy-tetrahydrodipicolinate synthase encodes the protein MALFKGAGVAIVTPFNENNEVNYEKLGELIDFQIANGTDSIIICGTTGEASTLTHEEHLECIKYTVEKVNKRVPVIAGTGSNCTNTAIYLSKEAESYGVDGLLIVTPYYNKATQKGLIAHYTAIANSVSLPIIMYNVPGRTGCNMLPQTVASLVKNVDNIVGIKEASGNIAQVAEIMNLTEGNIDLYSGCDEMIVPVLSLGGIGVISVLSNVAPQETHDMVEKYLEGDLVTSKDLQLKFIPLINALFCEVNPIPVKAALNLMGFEVGNPRMPLTNMEPANLERLRNELNKCNIKTV
- a CDS encoding metal ABC transporter substrate-binding protein; protein product: MKKKLFILASVMIIIVVTLTALTYYLNRKNKTSNTEDDDIRIVTSFYPVYVLTSNLTDQIKGLKVDSLTDFSAGCLHDYQLTTKDMKLLSGADVFIINGGGMEEYLEDVIKNYPDLTVINLSQGIEMLESMEHEGDVNPHVWLDPQLYMVQIENGRQGLEDYIRTSFLTNEKDNKEIIDKLTTNAASYKAKVQEIADEMDQLLYKVKDMSESKNISNKVVVFHDSFAYLANKAGLEVVYTLEIHDDTPLSASEIAEVVDIIKEENIHYLFTEDQHDDTISDRIKEETEAEVYIIDSAVTGNASKDSYLEAMRKNIDTLKKAFEDLM
- the dapB gene encoding 4-hydroxy-tetrahydrodipicolinate reductase, which translates into the protein MINIILRGCNGRMGREITGLLEEDDTAAIVAGIDISISSDNKFPVFYSFKQCNIPADVIIDFSSPVNVREMLDFAIDRGIGIVLCTTGFSKEDQRLIEEASKLIPILKSANMSMGINLILKLVKEATKALSDAGFDIEIIEKHHNKKVDAPSGTALAIADAINDALDNQYEYVYDRTNIRAPRQKKEIGISAVRGGTIVGEHDVIFAGSDEVIEIKHTAYSKAIFAKGAIQAAKFLPGKPAGIYTMNDVIG
- a CDS encoding type II toxin-antitoxin system antitoxin SocA domain-containing protein; this translates as MNSNNYSLKNDTVITADEIRQILEKYRIGKKPLAKLLGWGETTIIRYMEGDIPTSEYSNKLKTLLDNPGYYYELLMRRKHCLTNVAFKKTKKAVLARIMASKIYVAAYYIINKTDAEICASYIQFLLYYIQAFSLSLYDKEIFQEDYKINKEGKPFPQLYKTMKRCGISTLEIGEEFLKEDERRLIDEVLNAFSWFGPRALHAMMLYERSMLKISRDRYNNKIVSKECLKDYFKEICKEYDINGVDDIKKYPDQCITIVYQAN
- the typA gene encoding translational GTPase TypA yields the protein MKREDIRNIAIIAHVDHGKTTLVDELLKQSGVFRSNQNIMDRVMDSNDLERERGITILSKNTAVNYKGIKINIIDTPGHADFGGEVERVLKMAEGVILVVDAFEGPMPQTKFVLKNALDLSLPVIVCINKVDRPEARPLEVVDEVLELLIELEADDEQLDCPFIFASAKSGYASTSPDVKGSNMEVLFDTIIDYIPAPEGDPNSGTQILISTIDYNEYVGRIGIGKVDRGTIHVNDDVVIVNAHNPNKSSRVKISKLYEFDGLKRVEVSEATIGSIIAVSGISELQIGDTICSPDYPQALPFQKISEPTIAMYFNVNDSPFAGTEGKYVTSRHLRERLFKELNTDVSLRVEETDTTESFKVSGRGELHLSVLIENMRREGYEFSVSKAEVLYKEDELGNKLEPMERAVIDIPDEFAGTVIEKLGQRKGEMVDMRTTGTGNTRIEFIIPARGLIGYRGDFLTDTKGTGIMNTIFSGYGPFKGDIQYRKSGSLIAFETGESTAYGLYNAQDRGILFIEPGTKVYSGMVIGQSPKTEDIEVNVCKRKQLTNMRAAGSDDALRLSPPRILSLEQALEFIETDELLEITPKNLRIRKKILDSTLRMRDRRNKQNNG
- a CDS encoding single-stranded DNA-binding protein; the encoded protein is MSDKVFENNQVSIAGEVATEFTFSHDVFGEGFYVVDVLVKRLSDAYDIIPIMVSERLIDVKQDYRGKYAEVIGQFRSYNRHEENKNRLVLSVFARDIRIVDEISENVKPNFIFLDGYVCKPPVYRKTPLGREIADILLAVNRPYGKSDYIPCISWGRNARYAETFAVGGHVQIWGRIQSREYQKKISETEFEKRIAYEVSVSKLEYLDET
- a CDS encoding metal ABC transporter ATP-binding protein, whose product is MIRNISTNKKENGNQADNSRACGLHCLKIKDISVKMGEHVIIDNVNLHIHCGKVTVIIGRNGAGKTTLIKAILGEIDHSGSIEFMDLKDKSVENLKIGYVPQYVNIEKNTPMSVYDLFAGYISNVPIFLRKSKKVYETIRESLRVFDAEHLIDKRASDLSGGELQRVLLAIAITPIPNLLLLDEAVSGIDRKGMDLFYKNIQKLKENYDLAMIVVSHDFEFVRQYADHVILLDKTIKKEGTFEEVRQCEEFKKVFGRGIDEYSL
- a CDS encoding metal ABC transporter permease — its product is MNILYDIMEKILPFSWVEYNFMKNALLAIIIITPLFGILGTMVINNRMAFFSDALGHSALTGIAVGTIFGISDTNISMVLYAIIFAILLNYIKRRKTLSTDTVISVFSSLSMSIGLMILSKGGNFSRYSSMLVGDILSITVKEVGLLCIIFFITLIYWLLAFNKLHSVGVNISLARSKNIKSNLLEDSFSILIAIIVMLSIKWVGILIINALLILPAATSRNIASNVREYHLFSILVAIFSGVIGLVLSFYLGTATGPTVVIIAAILFFATLFISSIKSK
- the ytvI gene encoding sporulation integral membrane protein YtvI — encoded protein: MEESKLVKYLKIFVNLLFAIGVVIFLFFIVPKLLGFFLPFVIGWIVAMIANPLVRILEKKVKLLRKHSSAIIIIVVIAAIIGAMYLIISMLIRESKQLAGDLPAIVEHFELQLSNLSIKIRELSGDMPEAIQKFINNLLDNVNKNLIEFEPREDLLTFSVASNLAHNIADFFLTLIITILSAYFFIAKRDELMEGCKKILPGAVVEGWHFIYGNFTKAVGGYFKAQFKIMLVLTVIMMVGFEILRVSYSFLLALGIAFLDFLPVFGTGAVLWPWALADMLSGNYFRAVGLVIIYLVCQVVKQILQPKMVGDSIGLSPLSTLIFLYIGYQLYGVVGMIFGVPIGMVIVNLYRIGMFDRLIKGFKIIIHDLNEFRKF